In Methylovirgula sp., a single genomic region encodes these proteins:
- a CDS encoding nucleotidyltransferase family protein produces MNKIAAIILAAGRSTRFGDDRSTTKLVAQFGGAALVHRVAEAALASHAFPVIVVTGLARDAIAAALKDCDVRLVDAPDYAAGLSQSLRAGVAAVPADAGGAIVLLADMPLITPTLIDALIATFEAAPNATAVVPTYAGRRGNPVLLARTLFATVAKLDGDRGAGKILAEIEGVVECPVWDESIFADVDTPDDLRHLADSRD; encoded by the coding sequence GTGAACAAAATCGCCGCGATTATTCTTGCGGCTGGCCGCTCGACGCGTTTCGGAGACGACAGGTCGACGACAAAGCTCGTAGCTCAATTCGGCGGCGCAGCGCTCGTGCACCGTGTAGCCGAAGCAGCACTTGCGTCGCACGCGTTTCCAGTCATCGTCGTGACGGGCCTGGCCAGGGACGCGATAGCGGCGGCGCTCAAGGATTGCGACGTGAGGCTTGTCGATGCGCCGGATTATGCCGCAGGACTCTCGCAATCGTTGCGGGCGGGCGTCGCCGCCGTGCCAGCTGATGCCGGCGGCGCGATCGTTTTGCTTGCCGACATGCCGCTGATTACACCAACGCTGATCGATGCTTTGATTGCGACATTCGAGGCGGCGCCGAATGCCACGGCAGTCGTTCCAACCTATGCCGGCCGTCGTGGCAATCCGGTCCTTCTCGCGCGGACGCTTTTTGCTACGGTTGCAAAGCTCGATGGCGACCGCGGCGCCGGGAAAATTCTTGCGGAGATTGAAGGCGTCGTCGAATGTCCCGTGTGGGACGAGTCAATTTTCGCCGACGTCGATACGCCGGACGATCTGCGCCATCTCGCCGATTCCCGGGATTAA
- a CDS encoding XdhC family protein → MRAALLAEMNAERESRHASILATDIATGAQRLIRDTEVDGDPLAPQLREQLRLGKSALVESGDSTYFLRVRVPTLRMVVIGAVHIAQGLTPIARLAGYDVTVIDPRSAFATPERFEDCEVIAQWPQDVFATRPVDRYTAMVVLSHVPDIDDEGIKAAFTGECFYVGALGSRKTNAARLERLRTQNVPEAALARIHAPVGLDIGAVGATEIAIAIIAEVIAARRQKPLRSEQGA, encoded by the coding sequence ATGCGTGCCGCCCTTCTCGCCGAAATGAACGCCGAACGTGAGTCACGCCACGCGTCCATACTCGCTACCGATATTGCGACGGGCGCACAGCGTCTCATCCGCGACACGGAGGTTGATGGCGATCCGCTCGCGCCGCAATTGCGTGAGCAGCTCCGTCTTGGCAAGAGTGCATTAGTTGAAAGCGGGGATTCGACATATTTTCTGCGCGTGCGCGTGCCCACGCTGCGCATGGTCGTTATCGGCGCGGTTCATATCGCGCAAGGCCTGACGCCCATCGCGCGTCTTGCCGGCTACGACGTCACGGTAATCGATCCGCGCAGTGCCTTTGCCACGCCGGAAAGGTTTGAAGATTGCGAAGTGATCGCGCAATGGCCGCAAGACGTATTTGCGACGCGTCCGGTCGATCGCTACACCGCGATGGTGGTGCTCTCGCATGTGCCCGATATCGACGATGAAGGTATCAAGGCGGCGTTCACAGGCGAATGTTTCTATGTCGGTGCACTCGGCTCGCGCAAAACCAACGCTGCGCGGCTTGAGCGTTTGCGGACGCAGAATGTTCCCGAGGCTGCGCTGGCGCGAATCCATGCGCCTGTCGGCCTCGACATTGGCGCCGTGGGTGCGACGGAGATCGCGATTGCGATCATCGCGGAGGTGATCGCGGCGCGACGGCAAAAGCCGCTGCGGTCGGAACAGGGCGCGTGA
- a CDS encoding XdhC family protein has product MLAADDEILRTALAWHAQSVQVAIATVVETWGSAPRPIGSQLVIGSDGRFVGSVSGGCIEADIITEALDVIADGQPRLREFGVSDETAWRAGLSCGGRIKIFVERVD; this is encoded by the coding sequence ATGCTCGCTGCTGATGACGAAATCCTTCGGACCGCGCTCGCGTGGCACGCGCAAAGTGTCCAGGTTGCCATTGCGACCGTTGTCGAGACGTGGGGGTCGGCGCCGCGCCCGATCGGCAGTCAATTGGTCATCGGGAGTGATGGCCGTTTTGTCGGGTCGGTCTCGGGAGGTTGTATCGAGGCAGACATTATCACCGAAGCGCTCGATGTTATCGCGGATGGCCAGCCAAGACTGCGCGAGTTTGGCGTTAGCGATGAAACGGCATGGCGCGCCGGTCTGTCGTGCGGTGGCCGCATAAAAATTTTCGTCGAGCGCGTTGACTGA
- a CDS encoding DUF4142 domain-containing protein: MRTVPVLSIFLLLSVPVLGSSVEAQSLTEKTGINSLIGRAASTQDFVTEAGISDMFEIQSSKLALDKVSDDATKTFARHMITDHSKTTAKLEDLIDSGKVKAKPPTVLDNSHQSLLDKLKSLSGADFRKEYLDDQVKGHKDAVDLFKRYSKGGTNPDLKQFADSVLPTIERHLDMAQNLDK, encoded by the coding sequence ATGCGGACCGTTCCTGTTTTATCGATTTTTCTTCTACTGAGCGTGCCAGTGCTAGGTTCATCCGTGGAGGCCCAGTCGCTGACTGAAAAGACCGGCATAAACTCTTTGATCGGCAGGGCGGCATCGACTCAGGATTTCGTGACGGAAGCTGGCATCAGCGACATGTTCGAGATTCAATCGAGCAAGCTGGCGCTGGATAAGGTCAGCGACGATGCGACGAAGACGTTCGCCCGGCATATGATCACAGATCACAGCAAGACCACCGCTAAACTGGAAGATCTGATCGATTCAGGCAAAGTCAAAGCGAAACCGCCGACCGTGCTCGACAATTCGCATCAATCCTTGCTCGATAAGCTCAAGTCGCTGAGCGGCGCGGATTTCAGAAAAGAATATCTCGACGATCAGGTCAAAGGGCATAAAGATGCCGTTGACCTTTTCAAGCGCTATTCCAAGGGCGGAACGAACCCCGATCTCAAGCAATTTGCCGACAGCGTTTTGCCGACGATCGAGCGCCATCTCGACATGGCGCAAAATCTCGACAAGTAA
- a CDS encoding APC family permease: MTIQSDQSIDIHATDHLGYSAGGLKRETGWWGAFVIGLAGTILVTGIAPVMVTSLGASSIPITVFITLTGWLLCLFLAELAAMMPERTGGSPSYAYPAFVSRWPKFAKHVNGFTAWAYWLGWFPVAPLNVILAAAYLADRFGFNTTAGFTPIHTFIAWSTLVISVIGILLFFIPAYRGIKFGAAFATVLALLSMIPLTFIAVAWIFNPGVVHFNELAGFKHVDGTSFFSPISGFNWFEVYIAYGFLLTWNVIAMEAAACYIGECSNPDHDAKIAMNLEGGYGVFIYTLIPIAFIVVLGAKALSNSALSDPKTIFVTFAGKIFPGVAGQALNWIIAAMLIVALALSALNAIMGSGRALYQMALDGEFPTWFTKLNEHGVPARAMAFNVVCSLLVVLAGGAVEIYSFSNVGYTISFIPVLIGYFLLRQDKPELRRPFRLPEFMKYVALALAVIYFVFWLFGGLWYSKLGNVEIYYWAGWAALLAYLPLYWYRRYEDKRKPAIEARATS; encoded by the coding sequence ATGACAATTCAGTCTGATCAAAGCATAGATATTCATGCAACCGATCACTTGGGCTACAGTGCCGGTGGACTAAAACGCGAGACCGGATGGTGGGGCGCTTTCGTCATCGGCTTGGCCGGCACCATTCTGGTGACGGGCATCGCGCCAGTGATGGTCACCTCGCTCGGCGCTTCGTCGATTCCGATCACCGTCTTCATCACGCTGACGGGTTGGTTGCTCTGCCTCTTCCTTGCCGAACTTGCGGCGATGATGCCGGAGCGCACCGGCGGATCGCCGTCGTATGCCTACCCGGCCTTCGTGTCCCGATGGCCAAAATTCGCCAAGCACGTCAACGGCTTTACGGCCTGGGCTTATTGGCTTGGCTGGTTCCCCGTCGCGCCGCTCAACGTGATCCTGGCGGCCGCCTATCTCGCCGACCGTTTTGGTTTCAACACGACGGCCGGCTTCACCCCAATCCATACGTTCATCGCCTGGTCGACATTGGTCATCTCGGTGATCGGCATCCTGCTGTTCTTCATTCCGGCGTACCGGGGAATCAAGTTCGGTGCTGCCTTCGCCACGGTGCTGGCTTTGCTTTCGATGATTCCGCTGACGTTCATTGCGGTCGCCTGGATTTTCAATCCCGGTGTCGTCCATTTCAACGAACTCGCCGGGTTCAAACACGTAGACGGAACAAGCTTCTTTTCACCGATCAGCGGTTTCAACTGGTTCGAAGTCTACATCGCCTATGGCTTCCTGCTGACATGGAACGTGATCGCGATGGAAGCCGCCGCTTGCTATATCGGCGAGTGTTCCAATCCCGATCATGACGCCAAGATCGCGATGAACCTTGAAGGCGGCTACGGCGTTTTCATCTACACGCTTATCCCAATCGCCTTCATCGTTGTGCTCGGCGCAAAGGCGCTGTCCAACTCCGCCCTTTCGGACCCGAAGACGATCTTCGTGACCTTCGCCGGCAAGATATTCCCCGGCGTCGCGGGACAAGCGTTAAACTGGATCATCGCCGCGATGCTCATCGTGGCGCTGGCGCTTTCCGCGCTCAACGCCATCATGGGGTCGGGTCGCGCGCTCTATCAAATGGCGCTCGACGGTGAATTTCCAACATGGTTCACGAAACTCAACGAACATGGCGTGCCGGCCCGCGCCATGGCCTTCAACGTTGTCTGTTCGCTGCTTGTCGTGCTGGCTGGCGGCGCGGTGGAAATCTACAGCTTTTCCAATGTCGGCTACACGATTTCCTTCATTCCGGTTCTGATCGGTTACTTTCTGCTTCGGCAAGATAAGCCCGAGTTGCGGCGGCCATTCAGATTGCCGGAATTCATGAAATATGTCGCCCTGGCTTTGGCGGTGATTTATTTCGTGTTCTGGCTGTTTGGCGGCCTTTGGTACTCGAAGCTCGGCAATGTTGAGATCTACTATTGGGCCGGCTGGGCAGCGCTCCTCGCTTACCTCCCGCTCTATTGGTACCGGAGGTATGAGGACAAGCGAAAGCCGGCGATCGAAGCCCGTGCGACGTCCTAA
- a CDS encoding universal stress protein, translating into MALKFARRWPWSRSPEPPDPQDSAPASILLASEGAPITPEVLDFTARLSRKAHAPVHVLMIARVWGSSFGLPHPGLRPTKREWQAQRDRVAEILHQLQQRGVEATAAVVGTRNASGRILAEAKRRRPGAIVMGAPPPLHWLIAHFFWEQEPYRVRRLAEPPVYLVVGGVPATGMQSALAQNGTNGEAM; encoded by the coding sequence ATGGCATTGAAATTCGCGCGGCGCTGGCCCTGGAGCCGGTCGCCGGAACCGCCTGACCCCCAAGACTCCGCGCCGGCTTCCATCCTCCTAGCGTCGGAGGGCGCACCGATAACGCCAGAGGTTTTGGACTTCACGGCGCGTCTGTCGCGAAAGGCACATGCGCCGGTGCATGTGCTCATGATCGCGCGCGTTTGGGGCAGCAGTTTCGGCCTGCCCCATCCAGGTTTGAGGCCGACCAAGCGCGAATGGCAGGCCCAGCGCGACAGAGTCGCTGAAATATTGCACCAATTGCAGCAGCGCGGCGTTGAAGCCACGGCCGCTGTCGTCGGTACGCGCAATGCATCAGGACGGATTTTGGCCGAGGCCAAACGGCGTAGGCCAGGCGCCATCGTCATGGGGGCGCCGCCGCCACTTCATTGGCTGATTGCGCATTTCTTCTGGGAACAGGAACCTTACCGCGTGCGTCGCTTGGCCGAGCCGCCCGTCTACCTTGTCGTCGGAGGTGTACCTGCAACAGGCATGCAATCTGCTCTCGCGCAGAATGGAACTAACGGCGAGGCCATGTGA
- the glnT gene encoding type III glutamate--ammonia ligase → MSKDLEKIAKDRGIKYFLISFTDLFGTQRSKLVPTEAITAMAKNGAGFAGFATWLDMTPADPDTFVIPDPDSLIQLPWKKEVGWLAGNPWMDGKEVEQAPRNVLRRQIAAAAEQGLQMKSGVECEFFLISPAGDCISDPSDFQAKPCYDQTALMRRFDVIAEICDSMLELGWKPYQNDHEDANGQFEMNWNYDDALVTADRHSFFKYMVKSIAEKHGLRATFMPKPFSNLTGNGCHAHVSLWKKDENVFEDPKGELGVSKLGYHFLAGILANAEAMTALTNPTANSYKRINGTVTLSGATWSPNTITYTGNNRTHMVRIPEEGRFEFRLADGAANPYLLQAALLAAGLDGLAHSRDPGKRLDINMYTHGHLVEGAKKLPLNLLDALRALEASPLFEKAFGTEFVTAYVKLKTDNWNEYMRHLSKWEVETTLDC, encoded by the coding sequence ATGTCAAAAGATCTCGAGAAGATCGCGAAAGATCGCGGCATCAAATACTTTCTGATCTCGTTTACCGATCTGTTCGGCACGCAGCGCTCCAAGCTTGTGCCGACGGAAGCCATCACCGCCATGGCCAAGAACGGCGCAGGGTTTGCGGGATTTGCTACCTGGCTTGATATGACGCCAGCCGACCCCGATACGTTCGTGATCCCGGATCCCGACAGCCTCATCCAATTACCGTGGAAAAAAGAAGTCGGCTGGCTCGCCGGCAATCCCTGGATGGACGGCAAGGAAGTCGAACAGGCGCCACGCAACGTTCTACGCCGTCAAATCGCCGCCGCGGCCGAACAGGGCCTGCAAATGAAATCCGGCGTGGAATGCGAATTTTTCCTCATCTCGCCGGCTGGCGATTGTATTTCAGATCCCAGCGATTTCCAGGCCAAGCCCTGCTACGATCAGACGGCTTTGATGCGCCGTTTTGATGTGATCGCGGAAATCTGCGACAGCATGCTCGAATTGGGCTGGAAGCCCTATCAAAACGATCATGAAGACGCCAACGGCCAGTTCGAAATGAACTGGAATTACGACGATGCGCTTGTGACGGCCGATCGACATTCGTTCTTCAAATACATGGTGAAGTCGATCGCCGAAAAGCATGGGCTGCGCGCGACCTTCATGCCAAAGCCCTTCTCGAACCTCACCGGCAACGGCTGTCACGCACACGTTTCGCTTTGGAAGAAGGACGAGAACGTCTTCGAGGATCCGAAGGGCGAACTCGGCGTCTCGAAGCTTGGCTACCATTTCCTCGCCGGCATTCTCGCCAACGCCGAGGCGATGACCGCGCTGACCAATCCGACGGCCAACAGCTACAAGCGCATCAACGGCACGGTCACGCTATCGGGCGCGACCTGGTCGCCGAACACGATCACATATACCGGCAACAACCGCACTCACATGGTGCGGATTCCCGAAGAAGGGCGGTTCGAATTCCGTCTCGCCGACGGCGCAGCCAACCCCTATTTGCTTCAGGCGGCGCTTCTGGCAGCGGGTCTCGACGGTCTCGCGCATTCGCGCGACCCGGGCAAACGGCTCGACATCAATATGTATACGCACGGCCATCTCGTCGAAGGCGCCAAGAAGCTGCCGCTCAATCTGCTCGATGCCTTGCGGGCACTCGAAGCCTCGCCGCTCTTTGAAAAGGCGTTCGGCACCGAATTCGTGACTGCTTACGTGAAGCTCAAAACCGACAATTGGAACGAATATATGCGCCATCTCAGCAAATGGGAGGTCGAGACGACGCTTGATTGCTAG
- a CDS encoding XRE family transcriptional regulator, whose product MDRKTKNAVAVADDSATTAQNLLTVSNAPPGEARSLERAIGSQIRQLRRRLNLSVADLASAAQISTGMMSKIETGQISASLASLQSIAAALSAPMTSLFAAFEEQRDCSFVKADQGVVIERRGSKVGHIYQLLGHALGGDIAVEPYLITLEKEAAPYTAFQHAGREFIYMLTGVVDYRHGDKVYRLAPGDSLLFDSSAMHGPENLIELPMTYLSIIIYQRDRT is encoded by the coding sequence ATGGATCGCAAGACGAAGAACGCCGTCGCAGTGGCAGACGATTCCGCTACCACTGCACAAAATCTGCTGACGGTCTCAAACGCTCCGCCTGGAGAGGCGCGCAGCCTCGAGCGGGCGATCGGCAGCCAGATCCGGCAATTGCGGCGGCGTCTCAATCTCTCGGTCGCCGATCTTGCCAGCGCCGCGCAGATCTCGACCGGCATGATGTCGAAGATCGAAACGGGGCAGATTTCGGCCTCCCTCGCCTCGCTTCAATCGATTGCCGCGGCGTTGAGCGCGCCAATGACCTCCCTCTTCGCCGCCTTCGAGGAGCAGCGCGATTGCTCTTTCGTGAAGGCGGATCAAGGCGTCGTCATCGAGCGGCGCGGCTCCAAGGTCGGGCATATCTACCAGCTTCTCGGCCACGCGCTGGGTGGTGACATCGCGGTCGAGCCTTATCTCATCACTTTGGAGAAAGAAGCCGCGCCTTACACCGCGTTTCAGCACGCCGGCCGCGAGTTCATCTATATGCTCACCGGCGTCGTCGATTATCGCCACGGCGATAAGGTCTATCGACTCGCGCCGGGAGATTCGCTTCTGTTCGATTCGAGCGCCATGCATGGCCCGGAGAATTTGATCGAACTGCCGATGACCTATCTTTCGATCATCATCTATCAACGCGACCGGACCTGA
- a CDS encoding GlxA family transcriptional regulator encodes MTKGDISVGQRDEVRKLGFLLIDDFALMSFASAIEPFRAANVLAGRSLYEWVAIGVHRNGAAASAGLLVQTQHLVGADLDLDTLFVCAGGNPAEFADEATLQWLRRLARRGVRIGGVSGGPFILARAGLLDGHRCTIHWEHVPAFRESFPQLTLRCSLYEIDRDRLTCAGGIAALDMMHALIAAEQGRVLADKVSDWFLQTDIRLGTGAQRRSLQERYDTANAHLLTALELIEGHVERPMKRRALAQAAGISVRQLERLFAHHLDTTLDGHYREVRLERARTLLRQTAMPIAEVGLASGFQSASHFSRQFKERFGHAPLQERPIKVKTKIRSGRVDR; translated from the coding sequence ATGACCAAAGGCGACATATCAGTGGGGCAGCGCGATGAGGTGCGAAAGCTGGGCTTTCTGCTGATCGACGATTTCGCGCTGATGTCATTTGCGTCCGCGATTGAGCCGTTCCGCGCTGCCAATGTGCTCGCGGGCCGCAGCCTCTACGAGTGGGTCGCGATCGGTGTCCATCGAAACGGCGCAGCCGCGTCCGCCGGACTCTTGGTGCAAACGCAGCATCTTGTGGGTGCCGATCTAGATCTCGATACGCTTTTTGTTTGCGCCGGCGGCAATCCGGCGGAATTTGCCGACGAGGCGACATTGCAATGGCTTCGGCGTCTGGCGCGCCGCGGCGTGCGGATCGGCGGCGTCTCCGGCGGCCCTTTCATTCTGGCCCGCGCCGGCCTTCTCGACGGCCACCGCTGCACCATTCACTGGGAACACGTTCCGGCTTTCCGCGAAAGCTTTCCGCAGCTCACATTACGCTGCTCGCTCTATGAGATCGACCGCGACAGGCTCACGTGCGCCGGCGGCATTGCCGCGCTCGACATGATGCATGCATTGATCGCCGCGGAGCAGGGTCGTGTGCTCGCCGACAAGGTCAGCGACTGGTTTCTGCAAACCGACATCAGGCTTGGAACGGGCGCGCAACGTCGCTCCCTGCAGGAGCGCTATGATACAGCCAATGCGCATCTCCTGACGGCGTTGGAGCTGATCGAAGGCCATGTTGAGCGCCCGATGAAAAGGCGAGCCCTGGCGCAGGCTGCCGGCATCTCCGTGCGCCAGCTCGAACGGCTCTTCGCGCACCATCTCGATACGACGCTCGACGGTCATTATCGCGAAGTCCGGCTTGAACGGGCGCGAACGCTGCTACGGCAGACGGCGATGCCGATTGCGGAAGTGGGACTTGCGAGCGGCTTTCAAAGCGCCAGCCATTTCTCCCGGCAATTCAAAGAGCGCTTCGGCCATGCGCCCCTGCAGGAGCGACCAATAAAGGTGAAAACGAAAATCAGGTCCGGTCGCGTTGATAGATGA
- a CDS encoding sarcosine oxidase subunit beta family protein: protein MHYSFLSLLKNAFTGHQGWTPTWRDAEPKPEYDAIIVGGGGHGLSTAYYLAKEHGLTNVAVLEKGWIGGGNIGRNTTIIRSNYLLPGNIVFYEWSMKLWEKLEQDFNYNAMVSQRGVLNLYHSDGQRDAYARRGNAMRLHGVDADLLDREQVRAMLPFLNFDDARFPIQGGLLQKRGGTARHDAVAWGYARGASDRGVDIVQNCEVTGLTIENGRVTGVETTRGPIRAKKVGLSVAGNSSRVAAFAGLRLPIESHVIQAFVSEGLKPLIPNVITFGAGHFYISQSDKGGLVFGGDLDGYKSYAQRGNLPTVKDVCEGGMALMPMIGRLRVLRNWGGIMDMSADGSPIIDKTPVEGLYLNTGWNYGGFKAVPAAGWCFAHLIARDETHSAAAAFRLDRFARGAVLDEKGQGPQPNLH from the coding sequence ATGCATTATTCCTTCTTGTCCCTGCTGAAAAACGCCTTCACCGGCCATCAAGGCTGGACGCCGACGTGGCGCGATGCCGAACCCAAGCCGGAATACGACGCCATCATCGTCGGCGGCGGCGGCCACGGTCTTTCGACCGCCTATTATCTCGCCAAAGAGCATGGCCTCACCAATGTCGCGGTGCTGGAAAAAGGCTGGATCGGCGGCGGCAATATCGGCCGCAACACGACGATTATCCGTTCAAACTATCTGTTGCCCGGCAATATCGTCTTCTACGAATGGTCGATGAAGCTCTGGGAAAAACTGGAGCAGGATTTCAACTACAATGCGATGGTCAGCCAACGCGGCGTGTTGAATCTCTATCATTCCGATGGCCAGCGCGACGCCTATGCGCGGCGCGGCAATGCGATGCGGCTCCACGGCGTCGATGCGGACTTGCTCGACCGCGAGCAGGTGCGCGCCATGCTGCCATTTCTGAATTTCGATGATGCGCGCTTCCCGATTCAAGGTGGCCTTTTGCAGAAGCGTGGCGGCACGGCACGGCACGATGCCGTTGCCTGGGGTTATGCGCGCGGTGCCAGCGACCGCGGCGTCGATATCGTGCAGAATTGCGAAGTGACGGGCCTGACCATCGAGAACGGCCGCGTCACCGGCGTTGAGACGACGCGCGGCCCCATCCGCGCCAAAAAGGTCGGTCTTTCCGTTGCCGGCAACAGCTCGCGCGTTGCGGCCTTCGCCGGCCTGCGCCTGCCGATCGAAAGCCATGTCATTCAGGCTTTCGTTTCGGAAGGTTTAAAGCCTCTCATTCCGAACGTCATCACGTTCGGTGCTGGTCATTTCTACATCAGCCAATCCGACAAGGGCGGCCTCGTCTTCGGCGGCGATCTCGATGGCTACAAGTCCTATGCCCAGCGCGGCAATCTGCCGACGGTGAAGGATGTCTGCGAAGGCGGCATGGCGTTGATGCCGATGATTGGGCGCCTGCGCGTTCTACGCAACTGGGGTGGCATCATGGACATGTCGGCGGATGGTTCGCCGATCATCGACAAGACGCCGGTCGAAGGCCTCTATCTCAACACTGGCTGGAACTACGGCGGCTTCAAAGCCGTGCCCGCGGCGGGCTGGTGCTTCGCTCATCTGATTGCCCGCGACGAAACACATTCCGCTGCCGCGGCTTTCCGGCTCGATCGCTTCGCCCGCGGCGCGGTCCTCGACGAAAAGGGCCAAGGCCCGCAACCCAATCTGCATTAG
- a CDS encoding sarcosine oxidase subunit delta, protein MRIPCPYCGFRDLSEFVTFGEATGPRPDPAAPDAAEKFFDYAYLRTNPAGPSEEYWYHAFGCRSWLKVVRETRTHTIESAVLAREGAR, encoded by the coding sequence ATGCGTATCCCCTGCCCCTATTGCGGTTTCCGCGACCTTTCCGAATTCGTCACCTTCGGCGAAGCGACAGGCCCGCGCCCCGATCCCGCAGCGCCAGACGCGGCGGAGAAATTCTTCGACTATGCTTATCTGCGCACCAACCCCGCCGGCCCGAGCGAGGAATATTGGTATCATGCGTTCGGTTGTCGCTCGTGGCTGAAAGTCGTGCGTGAGACGCGCACGCATACAATCGAAAGCGCCGTTCTCGCCAGGGAGGGCGCGCGATGA
- a CDS encoding sarcosine oxidase subunit gamma family protein yields MSEVLEFRSPCVGALKDIGLTGLPGVNVRERAPQIATIIARGPIGEFAQRLKEAFGVELTLGSKMSSGGGLILVATGPRAWLAVREGGDNLVNALRQGLGETAAITDQSSGYAVLRIAGPNARATFEKGLGVDLHPRAFQAGDAASTSCAHLNVVIWQIDDAPTYDVAVPRSFAAAFCHWLSESAAEFGLKVLV; encoded by the coding sequence ATGAGTGAAGTATTGGAATTTCGCTCGCCCTGTGTCGGCGCTCTGAAAGATATCGGGCTCACGGGCCTGCCCGGCGTCAACGTGCGCGAACGCGCGCCGCAGATTGCGACAATCATCGCGCGCGGGCCAATTGGCGAATTCGCGCAGCGCCTTAAAGAGGCTTTCGGCGTCGAACTCACGTTGGGGAGCAAAATGAGTTCAGGCGGTGGCCTCATACTGGTCGCAACGGGTCCCCGCGCTTGGCTAGCCGTGCGCGAAGGCGGCGACAATTTGGTGAACGCGCTGCGTCAAGGCCTGGGCGAGACGGCCGCGATCACGGATCAATCGAGCGGCTATGCCGTTTTGCGGATCGCGGGTCCAAACGCGCGCGCTACATTCGAGAAAGGACTTGGCGTCGATCTGCATCCGCGCGCCTTTCAGGCGGGCGATGCGGCCTCGACCTCCTGCGCGCATCTCAATGTCGTTATCTGGCAGATCGACGACGCGCCGACCTATGACGTCGCTGTCCCGCGCAGTTTCGCGGCCGCCTTCTGTCATTGGCTCAGCGAAAGCGCCGCCGAGTTCGGACTTAAAGTTCTGGTTTAG
- a CDS encoding DUF4126 domain-containing protein — protein sequence MNTHPGIITLLGIAASVSLLSGWRLYLCILATGLAMHWHIVPLPEHLQALRVLASPWVMGAATLATLCEFFADKVPWIDTIWDTVHTAIRPIGGALLATAIVDPSDPTMQVVAFILGGGGALLAHSGKAGARAIVNVSPEPFSNIALSTTEDIATSGLLYVVYAYPYVSGAVAVGLLVLTGGMICVAWRTVGRIFRRKPTASRARP from the coding sequence ATGAATACACATCCTGGAATCATAACACTGCTCGGCATCGCCGCCAGCGTCAGCCTGCTTTCAGGCTGGCGGCTCTATCTGTGCATTCTTGCGACGGGCCTTGCGATGCACTGGCATATCGTGCCGCTACCCGAGCATCTTCAGGCGTTGCGCGTGTTGGCTAGCCCTTGGGTGATGGGCGCCGCCACATTGGCAACGCTCTGCGAGTTCTTTGCCGACAAGGTGCCGTGGATCGACACGATCTGGGATACGGTCCATACGGCAATCCGCCCAATAGGCGGCGCCCTCTTGGCGACCGCCATCGTCGATCCGTCCGATCCCACGATGCAGGTGGTGGCTTTCATTCTTGGCGGCGGCGGTGCGCTGCTGGCGCATAGCGGCAAAGCCGGGGCGCGCGCGATAGTCAACGTCAGCCCCGAGCCGTTCAGCAATATCGCCCTTTCTACAACTGAGGACATCGCCACCAGCGGATTGCTCTACGTGGTCTATGCATACCCCTATGTTTCGGGCGCGGTGGCGGTCGGCCTGCTCGTCTTAACAGGTGGAATGATCTGCGTGGCATGGAGAACCGTTGGGCGCATATTTCGTCGCAAACCCACTGCCAGTCGAGCGCGCCCTTAA